CTATTCTCCTTTTTCTATTTTAAAACTTCTTCAACTTTATTCATCCATTTTACAGATCCTTTTTCCTTAACATCGTCAATTACTTTTTTTATTGCTATGGCAACAAGTTCTGCCACTTTTTCATCATTTGGAGCCCTTAATGGTTCTGTCATTCCAAAATGTGTATCACAATGTTTTTGTGCTTCAGGATAATCTTCAGGAATATATCTCATTTCTTTACCATAAAACTGGCAACTCCAAGGACAACCTTTTCCATAAGCATTTTTCGCCTGAAAAACAGTCATTGCTGGTAGTATAAAGCTCTGCCATATACCACATTTAACCCCTTCCAATTGAATTGCTTTCAAAACATAATCTCTGAATTTCCTGACATCCTTTTTAATTCCGAAATACTCCATATCCAATCTTATTGTATAATTATACCAGTTATGCTCACAGTTTTCGGGAACATATGGAAGAATTAAACCCTCTACTTCACTTAATAATCTATTCAAAACATCAGCATTTTTTTTCTGAACTTCAAGATACCAGTCAAGTTTTTTTAATTGTGCTCTACCAAAAGCAGCGGTTAAATCATTATTTCTGTACATCCAACCAAGAGCATATGCATGATAATCTCTGTTTTCAAATGGTCTTCTTGTCTCTCCAAAACTCCACAACATTTTAGCCCTTTCATATATCTCACTGTCATCTGTTACAAACATTCCACCCTCTCCTGAACACAAACATTTATTTTGATTGAAACTGAAAGCAGTACAATCTCCAAAACTTCCAACTTTTTTACCTTTATATTTTGCACCATGTGCTTGACATGCATCTTCAATAACTTTTAAATTGTATTTTTTTGCTATTTTTATAACTTTATCCATTTCTACAGGTAATCCGTGAAGATGAACGACTATAATTCCTTTTGTTTTTTCTGTAATTTTTTCTTCAATTTTATTAACATCTATATTCATAGTCATAAAATCAATATCCACGAATACAGGAATACAATTGTGATGTAAAACACAGGTCGCAGAAGAACTCCATGAATATGCTGGAACTATTACTTCATCTCCACAACCAAGTTCGCATCCAGCAATTCCCATATGTAAAGCAGCAGTTCCACTATTGGTAGTTATTGCAAACTTATTTCCATTCCATTCCGCAAATTCCTTTTCAAATTCTTTGCAATTAGGTCCAAAACTGTGAATTTCTCCTTTTAATGAAGATAAAACATAATTAATATCAGATTCGTCTATAGGAGGCCACTTCTTTATCATCCCTTCAGGTATAAGTTTTTCTCCTCCAAAAATTGCAAGTTTTTCACTCATTTTCTTCCTCCATAATTGATTTTAAAAAATTAAGTCCTTTTTCCATTGCCACATCAGGTTCATAGTCATTCTCTTCATATTCAAGATTTATATATCCATCGTAATTAAAACTTTTCATGACTTTTATAAGTTTTCTGTAGTCAATTATTCCCTCTCCTACAAGTGCTGGCTTATATTTTTTTCCATCAAGTCCTGACAATTTTCCATCTTCAGAAA
This is a stretch of genomic DNA from bacterium. It encodes these proteins:
- a CDS encoding DegT/DnrJ/EryC1/StrS family aminotransferase; the encoded protein is MSEKLAIFGGEKLIPEGMIKKWPPIDESDINYVLSSLKGEIHSFGPNCKEFEKEFAEWNGNKFAITTNSGTAALHMGIAGCELGCGDEVIVPAYSWSSSATCVLHHNCIPVFVDIDFMTMNIDVNKIEEKITEKTKGIIVVHLHGLPVEMDKVIKIAKKYNLKVIEDACQAHGAKYKGKKVGSFGDCTAFSFNQNKCLCSGEGGMFVTDDSEIYERAKMLWSFGETRRPFENRDYHAYALGWMYRNNDLTAAFGRAQLKKLDWYLEVQKKNADVLNRLLSEVEGLILPYVPENCEHNWYNYTIRLDMEYFGIKKDVRKFRDYVLKAIQLEGVKCGIWQSFILPAMTVFQAKNAYGKGCPWSCQFYGKEMRYIPEDYPEAQKHCDTHFGMTEPLRAPNDEKVAELVAIAIKKVIDDVKEKGSVKWMNKVEEVLK